A region of Planococcus sp. MSAK28401 DNA encodes the following proteins:
- a CDS encoding FxsA family protein, which translates to MMKWIFLALVIVPTLELAILIWAGGQIGFFWTLALIVTTGLLGAYLAKRQGLKAIRDIQSSMNQMQPPGDRLIGAAFILVGGTLLLTPGFISDAVGFSLLFAPTQKLYKPFVYRMLQKKMKNTRIIVG; encoded by the coding sequence ATGATGAAATGGATCTTTCTGGCATTGGTGATCGTACCGACTCTTGAGCTTGCGATTCTAATTTGGGCAGGCGGGCAGATCGGATTCTTCTGGACACTCGCCTTGATTGTGACGACTGGATTGCTTGGGGCTTACTTGGCAAAACGCCAAGGGCTGAAAGCGATCCGTGATATTCAATCGAGCATGAACCAGATGCAGCCGCCAGGCGATCGCTTGATCGGCGCTGCTTTTATCCTAGTGGGCGGAACATTGCTGCTGACGCCTGGATTTATCTCAGATGCGGTCGGGTTTAGCTTATTGTTCGCTCCGACTCAAAAGCTCTACAAGCCGTTCGTTTATCGGATGCTGCAGAAAAAGATGAAAAATACCCGGATTATTGTAGGATAA
- the citZ gene encoding citrate synthase: MTSSKGLEGVVATQSAISSIIDDTLTYVGYNIDDLADNASFEEVIYLLWHQRLPKADELAELKQQLADNMAVPQAVLDHFKTYDIKHVHPMAALRTAVSMLGLFDEEAEVMEPAANYRKAIKIQAKISTLVTAFGRIRAGKEPIQPKTDYSFAANFLYMLSGEEPKDIEVEAFNKALVLHADHELNASTFTARVAVATLSDVYSGVTAAIGALKGPLHGGANEQVMKMLTEIGSVDNVEPVIKEKLANKEKIMGFGHRVYQKGDPRAKHLREMSQKLTELRGESKWYDMSVKIEELVTSEKPLPPNVDFYSASVYHSLNIEHDLFTPIFAVSRASGWLAHILEQYSNNRLIRPRAEYIGPGMQTYVPVKER, translated from the coding sequence ATGACATCATCAAAAGGTTTAGAAGGTGTAGTCGCAACACAATCGGCGATCAGCTCGATCATCGATGATACCCTTACATACGTCGGCTACAACATCGACGATCTGGCGGACAACGCCAGCTTCGAAGAAGTGATTTACCTGTTGTGGCACCAGCGTTTGCCGAAGGCAGACGAACTAGCGGAGCTCAAACAGCAGCTTGCTGACAACATGGCAGTGCCGCAAGCGGTGCTCGACCACTTCAAGACATACGACATCAAGCACGTCCACCCAATGGCGGCACTCCGTACAGCGGTCTCTATGCTCGGCCTCTTTGACGAAGAAGCGGAAGTCATGGAACCGGCGGCGAACTACCGCAAAGCCATCAAAATCCAGGCGAAGATCTCGACGCTCGTAACGGCATTCGGCCGCATCCGCGCCGGTAAAGAACCGATCCAACCGAAAACGGATTACAGCTTCGCGGCAAACTTCCTGTACATGCTGTCTGGTGAAGAGCCAAAAGACATCGAAGTTGAAGCGTTCAATAAAGCGCTTGTGCTTCACGCCGACCACGAACTGAACGCTTCGACGTTCACGGCGCGTGTCGCAGTTGCGACTTTGTCCGACGTCTATTCCGGCGTAACCGCCGCAATCGGCGCCTTGAAAGGCCCGCTGCACGGCGGTGCCAACGAGCAAGTCATGAAAATGCTCACAGAAATCGGTTCTGTCGACAACGTCGAGCCGGTCATCAAAGAAAAACTGGCGAACAAAGAGAAAATCATGGGCTTCGGCCACCGCGTCTACCAAAAAGGCGACCCGCGTGCGAAGCATTTGCGTGAAATGTCGCAAAAGCTCACAGAGCTTCGCGGCGAATCGAAATGGTATGACATGTCCGTGAAAATCGAAGAATTGGTGACCAGCGAAAAACCGCTTCCGCCAAACGTCGATTTCTATTCGGCTTCGGTCTACCACTCGTTGAACATCGAGCATGACTTGTTCACGCCGATCTTCGCGGTGTCCCGTGCGTCGGGCTGGCTCGCGCACATCCTGGAGCAATACTCGAACAACCGCTTGATCCGCCCGCGTGCGGAATACATCGGGCCTGGCATGCAAACTTACGTGCCGGTTAAAGAACGTTAA
- the icd gene encoding NADP-dependent isocitrate dehydrogenase, with protein sequence MTNGEKISVENGVLNVPNNAVIPYIIGDGTGPDIWNAASRVLEESVNKAYNGEKSIVWKEVLAGQKAFDETGEWLPEETLNVIREYLIAIKGPLTTPIGGGIRSLNVALRQELDLYTCLRPVRYFEGVPSPVKRPEDTDMVIFRENTEDIYAGIEYANGSDEVKKLISFLTDEMGVKNIRFPESSGIGIKPISEEGTKRLVRAAINYALTEGRDSVTLVHKGNIMKFTEGAFKNWGYEVAEQEFGDKVFTWNEYDAIKDEKGTDAANKAQEDALASGKILVKDSIADIFLQQILTRPSEFDVVATMNLNGDYISDALAAQVGGIGIAPGANINYDTGHAIFEATHGTAPKYAGLDKVNPSSVILSGVLMLEHLGWTEAAKLISDSMEKTIASKVVTYDFARLMDGATEVKTSAFADELIKNM encoded by the coding sequence ATGACTAACGGAGAAAAAATCTCAGTAGAAAATGGCGTCTTGAACGTCCCTAACAATGCAGTCATCCCATACATTATCGGTGATGGAACTGGGCCGGATATCTGGAACGCAGCTTCACGCGTATTGGAAGAATCGGTAAACAAAGCTTATAACGGCGAAAAATCAATCGTCTGGAAAGAAGTTTTGGCTGGCCAAAAAGCTTTCGACGAAACTGGCGAATGGCTTCCAGAAGAAACACTTAACGTTATCCGCGAATACTTGATCGCAATCAAAGGGCCTCTTACTACGCCAATCGGCGGCGGTATCCGTTCATTGAACGTGGCACTTCGCCAAGAGCTTGACCTATACACTTGCTTGCGTCCTGTACGCTATTTCGAAGGCGTGCCTTCACCAGTTAAACGCCCTGAAGATACTGACATGGTCATCTTCCGTGAAAACACTGAAGATATCTACGCTGGTATCGAATACGCTAACGGCAGCGACGAAGTGAAAAAATTGATCTCATTCCTTACTGACGAAATGGGCGTCAAAAACATCCGCTTCCCTGAATCATCAGGTATCGGCATCAAACCGATTTCTGAAGAAGGAACAAAACGTTTGGTACGTGCTGCAATCAACTACGCGTTGACTGAAGGCCGCGATTCCGTAACACTTGTACACAAAGGGAACATCATGAAGTTCACTGAAGGAGCTTTCAAAAACTGGGGCTATGAAGTGGCTGAGCAAGAATTCGGCGACAAAGTCTTCACGTGGAACGAATACGATGCAATCAAAGACGAAAAAGGAACAGATGCTGCGAACAAAGCGCAAGAAGATGCTTTGGCTTCAGGCAAAATCCTTGTTAAAGATTCCATCGCTGACATCTTCCTTCAGCAAATCCTTACACGCCCAAGCGAGTTCGATGTTGTTGCAACGATGAACTTGAACGGTGACTATATTTCCGATGCCCTTGCTGCGCAAGTCGGCGGAATCGGGATCGCGCCTGGCGCGAACATCAACTACGATACAGGACATGCAATCTTCGAAGCGACTCACGGTACGGCTCCGAAATATGCTGGACTGGATAAAGTAAACCCTTCTTCTGTCATCCTTTCAGGCGTCTTGATGCTTGAACACCTTGGCTGGACAGAAGCTGCAAAATTGATCTCCGATTCAATGGAGAAAACAATTGCGTCTAAAGTTGTTACTTACGACTTCGCTCGCCTAATGGACGGTGCGACAGAAGTGAAAACATCTGCGTTCGCTGATGAGCTAATTAAAAACATGTAA
- the mdh gene encoding malate dehydrogenase, with translation MTFKRKKISVIGSGFTGATTAFLLAQKELGDVVIVDIPAMEDPAKGKALDMAEAAPVLNFDAHITGTSDYGDTKDSDLVIITAGVARKPGMSRDDLVQTNQKVMKSVTKEIVAHSPNATILVLTNPVDAMTYTVFKESGFPKERVIGQSGVLDSARFRSFVAEELNLSVKDITGFVLGGHGDDMVPLVRYSFAGGIPLETLIPKERLEQIVERTRKGGAEIVNLLGNGSAYYAPAASLVEMAEAILKDQKRVLPSIAYLQGEYGMDGIYLGVPAVLGASGIEKIIEIELNEEEKQALDKSAASVKAVMDVLA, from the coding sequence ATGACATTCAAACGCAAAAAGATTTCGGTAATCGGTTCTGGATTTACAGGCGCCACGACAGCATTCCTGCTGGCGCAGAAAGAATTGGGGGATGTCGTCATCGTTGATATTCCTGCAATGGAAGATCCGGCCAAAGGAAAAGCGCTGGATATGGCGGAAGCAGCGCCTGTGTTGAATTTTGATGCCCATATTACAGGAACTTCGGATTACGGGGACACGAAAGATTCCGACCTCGTCATCATCACGGCGGGCGTAGCGAGAAAACCGGGCATGAGCCGCGATGATTTGGTGCAGACCAATCAGAAAGTCATGAAATCTGTCACAAAAGAAATCGTCGCCCACTCGCCAAACGCGACAATTCTGGTGCTGACTAATCCGGTGGATGCAATGACTTACACTGTTTTTAAAGAATCCGGCTTTCCGAAAGAACGGGTCATCGGCCAATCCGGCGTGCTTGATTCAGCACGTTTCCGCAGTTTTGTAGCGGAAGAGCTCAATCTGTCCGTCAAAGACATTACAGGATTCGTGCTGGGCGGCCACGGGGATGATATGGTGCCACTTGTCCGCTATTCATTTGCTGGCGGAATTCCGCTCGAAACCCTTATCCCGAAAGAACGGCTCGAGCAAATTGTGGAACGGACGCGAAAAGGCGGGGCAGAGATCGTCAACCTTCTCGGAAATGGCTCCGCGTATTATGCGCCTGCCGCCTCTTTGGTGGAAATGGCTGAAGCGATTCTTAAGGACCAAAAACGCGTCTTGCCTTCGATCGCTTATCTTCAAGGCGAGTACGGCATGGATGGCATCTATCTGGGTGTGCCGGCAGTGCTCGGTGCATCCGGAATTGAAAAGATCATTGAAATCGAGTTGAACGAAGAAGAAAAACAAGCTCTCGACAAGTCCGCTGCATCAGTGAAAGCAGTCATGGATGTATTAGCGTAA
- a CDS encoding MaoC family dehydratase, which translates to MLLGKKRKLGRKIEDITVGEKLKLTEKVEDKDLLLYLGLTNDGNPLYIQHDFASTTSFEKPVVPNIMLTGIVTSAVSKYMPGPGSYICEQHLVFKKPVYHYATVDFLLEVADVDVRGNLVTIRVEGTDEEGAICIEGKIVAQPPKTSNKLTTQAMENF; encoded by the coding sequence GTGTTGCTCGGAAAAAAACGCAAATTAGGCAGAAAGATTGAAGATATTACGGTCGGTGAGAAGTTGAAGTTGACGGAAAAGGTCGAAGATAAGGACTTGCTTTTGTATCTCGGTCTGACGAACGATGGAAATCCATTGTATATCCAGCATGATTTTGCATCAACGACCAGTTTTGAAAAACCGGTTGTGCCGAACATCATGTTGACGGGAATCGTCACATCAGCAGTATCCAAATACATGCCAGGCCCAGGTTCGTATATTTGCGAACAGCATTTGGTTTTTAAAAAGCCGGTCTACCATTATGCGACAGTCGATTTTCTATTGGAAGTGGCCGATGTGGATGTAAGGGGTAATTTGGTGACCATCCGTGTAGAAGGCACCGATGAAGAAGGCGCAATTTGTATAGAGGGAAAAATTGTGGCACAACCGCCAAAGACCTCAAACAAATTGACGACGCAGGCGATGGAGAATTTTTAA
- a CDS encoding response regulator transcription factor, with protein sequence MPKKILIIEDEHSIATLLSYNLVQAGYETIIANDGKQGYDLALSEKPDLIVLDLMLPSMDGVEVCKSLRQQKVNIPIIMLTAKGDEFDKVLGLELGADDYMTKPFSPREVVARIKAVLRRAETSPVIQQDGSAPYVFGKLQIFPDRFEVFLDDKQLEFTPKEFELLVYLAENKNRVLTRDQLLSAVWKYDFAGDTRIVDVHVSHLREKIEANTRKPTYIKTIRGLGYKFEEPKSS encoded by the coding sequence ATGCCGAAGAAAATTTTGATCATTGAAGACGAACATTCAATCGCAACGCTATTATCGTATAATCTGGTGCAGGCTGGATATGAAACAATCATCGCGAATGACGGTAAACAGGGCTATGACCTTGCACTGAGCGAAAAGCCGGATTTGATCGTGCTGGATTTGATGCTGCCATCAATGGATGGCGTGGAAGTGTGTAAATCACTGCGCCAGCAGAAAGTAAACATCCCGATCATCATGTTGACGGCAAAAGGCGATGAATTTGATAAAGTGCTTGGCTTAGAACTGGGCGCCGATGATTATATGACCAAGCCGTTCAGCCCGCGTGAAGTAGTTGCCCGCATCAAAGCGGTGTTGCGGAGGGCTGAGACAAGCCCTGTCATCCAGCAGGACGGGTCAGCCCCATATGTCTTCGGTAAACTACAAATTTTCCCAGACAGATTTGAAGTGTTTTTGGATGACAAGCAATTGGAATTTACACCGAAAGAATTCGAATTGCTTGTCTACTTGGCAGAAAATAAAAATAGGGTATTGACCCGCGATCAATTATTGAGTGCTGTGTGGAAATACGATTTTGCGGGCGATACCCGGATCGTCGATGTCCATGTCAGCCATTTGCGTGAAAAGATTGAAGCGAATACGCGCAAGCCGACTTATATCAAAACGATCCGTGGCTTGGGCTATAAATTCGAGGAGCCGAAAAGTTCATGA
- the pnpS gene encoding two-component system histidine kinase PnpS, translating to MTFRRRLLISLLLWIGTLLVGLYLIVLQFLPLYEVAANKSAVWLALGLIFLIGLGASAVIGNRIIRLQVEPVENATATAVELVKGNYRARAYESDAQGSLELNKTINVLARNLQEVATVRLMEQERLKTLIENMGSALVMIDRQGTISLVNRAFLEETGLSSGAVLGSLYREIDIAPELKSFIETVFMTETRSRDQIEFAEGLKMKNLDVYGAPVIGEHERWLGVVIVFHDITELKKLEQVRKDFVANVSHELRTPVTSIKGFSETLLDGAYQDTDTLLSFLEIIQTESNRLEMLINDLLNLSNMERSAFHIELEPTDMKAVIERAVETVHPKLAEKNISLELDLAPVIVNGDGNRLIQVIVNLLINASTYSQENTKVSLKLYAEGDQAIVKVEDQGIGIEASEIGRLFERFYRVDRARSRNSGGTGLGLSIVKHIIEAHHGNVEVESEVGVGTTFTVHLPLAEEI from the coding sequence ATGACTTTCCGGCGCCGCCTGCTGATCTCTTTGCTGCTGTGGATCGGTACGTTGCTCGTCGGACTCTATTTGATCGTGCTTCAGTTTCTTCCTTTATATGAAGTGGCGGCAAATAAATCCGCTGTGTGGTTGGCGTTGGGGCTTATTTTCCTGATAGGGCTCGGGGCATCGGCCGTCATCGGTAATCGTATTATCCGTTTGCAAGTAGAGCCGGTGGAAAATGCCACGGCGACTGCAGTGGAGCTCGTGAAGGGGAACTACCGTGCACGCGCTTATGAATCCGATGCCCAGGGCAGCTTGGAGTTGAACAAGACGATCAACGTGCTTGCCCGCAATCTGCAGGAAGTCGCAACTGTCCGCCTTATGGAGCAAGAGCGGTTGAAAACCTTGATCGAGAATATGGGCAGCGCACTGGTCATGATTGACCGGCAAGGGACGATTTCCCTGGTCAACCGTGCCTTTCTCGAAGAAACCGGCTTGAGCAGTGGTGCGGTTCTTGGCAGTTTGTACCGTGAAATCGATATCGCGCCCGAGCTGAAATCCTTCATTGAAACAGTATTCATGACTGAGACCCGTTCGCGCGATCAAATCGAGTTTGCTGAAGGGTTGAAAATGAAGAACTTGGATGTCTACGGCGCACCGGTCATCGGCGAACACGAACGCTGGCTGGGTGTAGTCATTGTTTTCCACGATATTACCGAGCTGAAAAAACTAGAACAAGTGCGCAAGGATTTTGTGGCGAACGTTTCCCATGAATTGCGCACGCCCGTCACCTCCATCAAAGGTTTCTCGGAAACCTTGCTGGATGGCGCTTATCAAGATACAGATACCTTATTGTCCTTTTTGGAAATTATCCAGACAGAAAGCAACCGCTTGGAAATGCTCATCAATGATTTGCTTAACCTGTCGAATATGGAGCGTTCCGCATTCCACATCGAGTTGGAGCCGACGGACATGAAAGCGGTCATTGAACGGGCCGTCGAAACGGTGCACCCGAAACTGGCAGAAAAGAATATTAGCCTTGAATTGGATCTGGCACCGGTTATCGTGAACGGCGACGGGAACCGGCTCATCCAAGTCATCGTCAATTTATTGATCAATGCTTCCACTTATTCACAGGAAAACACCAAAGTGTCGCTGAAGCTTTATGCAGAAGGCGATCAGGCCATCGTGAAAGTGGAAGATCAAGGAATCGGCATCGAAGCATCCGAAATCGGCCGCTTGTTTGAGCGCTTTTACCGAGTTGACCGGGCCCGCAGCCGGAATTCGGGCGGCACTGGCCTCGGGCTTTCGATCGTCAAACATATCATTGAAGCGCATCATGGCAATGTCGAAGTGGAAAGCGAAGTCGGCGTCGGGACGACCTTTACCGTTCATTTGCCACTTGCGGAAGAAATTTAG
- a CDS encoding carboxylate--amine ligase: protein METKHPFLPIIVGTDMNAYNMAISFHEAYGIKPILIGKEPLSFTEMSSITETIEFDKKLSEPEHFADILIAMADKYRAPGKTLLLVGTNDLYVRLIIENAKVLREHYVFNYPNEALMNQLQMKANFYELCKEHGIDTPTTYFYDCSQDVPFDDSDMMYPVVVKPSNGIEYSRNKFEGQEKVYKVDSPKELFEVVQKIKASGYRDELIIQDFIPGDDTYMWDSVIYANSKGQTQLVTFAQVVLQEHTVTAIGNYTALITRFDKEMMQKLQHFLEAVDYTGFANFDLKYDSRDKKFKVFEVNIRQGRSSYYVTALGHNMAQYLVDDLIYKMEKPITYLNEDFLFTVVPKVVLRNFVQNQAVQKDIKRLIKEKKYGNPLFYKKDTHMKRKLYLFARQVNYYKKYKNNQW from the coding sequence ATGGAAACCAAACACCCATTTTTGCCGATCATTGTCGGCACCGATATGAATGCTTACAATATGGCAATTTCATTTCATGAAGCTTACGGCATCAAGCCGATTTTGATCGGCAAGGAGCCATTATCCTTCACGGAGATGAGCTCGATCACTGAAACAATCGAATTTGATAAAAAATTATCGGAGCCTGAACATTTCGCTGATATTTTAATCGCCATGGCAGACAAATACAGAGCTCCCGGCAAAACTTTGCTGCTAGTCGGCACGAACGATTTATACGTACGCTTGATCATCGAAAATGCCAAAGTGCTGCGTGAGCATTATGTGTTCAATTATCCGAACGAAGCATTGATGAACCAGCTGCAGATGAAAGCGAATTTCTATGAATTGTGCAAAGAGCACGGCATCGATACACCGACGACTTATTTTTACGACTGCAGCCAGGATGTGCCGTTCGATGATAGCGACATGATGTATCCGGTCGTTGTCAAACCAAGCAATGGCATCGAATACAGCCGCAATAAGTTCGAAGGCCAGGAAAAAGTCTATAAAGTGGACAGCCCGAAAGAATTATTCGAAGTCGTCCAGAAAATCAAGGCAAGCGGCTACCGCGATGAATTAATCATTCAGGATTTCATTCCGGGCGATGATACATATATGTGGGATTCCGTCATTTACGCCAATTCGAAAGGCCAGACGCAATTGGTGACATTCGCACAAGTCGTACTGCAAGAGCACACCGTGACGGCGATCGGCAATTATACGGCGCTCATCACGCGTTTCGACAAGGAAATGATGCAAAAGCTCCAGCATTTCCTGGAAGCTGTCGACTATACCGGTTTCGCCAATTTCGATTTAAAATACGATTCGCGCGACAAGAAATTCAAGGTCTTCGAAGTGAATATCCGCCAAGGACGCTCCAGCTATTACGTGACGGCGCTTGGCCATAATATGGCACAGTACTTAGTCGATGATTTAATCTACAAAATGGAAAAGCCGATCACTTATTTAAATGAAGATTTCCTGTTCACTGTCGTTCCAAAAGTGGTATTGCGCAATTTCGTCCAAAACCAGGCGGTCCAAAAAGACATCAAGCGCTTGATCAAGGAAAAGAAATACGGCAATCCGCTATTTTATAAAAAAGACACCCATATGAAACGCAAACTGTATCTTTTTGCGCGCCAAGTGAATTATTATAAAAAATACAAAAACAATCAATGGTAA
- the hflK gene encoding FtsH protease activity modulator HflK — translation MTTKRVLSIIGLSVAGILLLVAVFTSWYTVDESEQAVINTFGEAGEPVTESGLHFKMPWPIQKAEVMSKETYSLQFGYDQNEDGEVTSYDKETKMITGDENIVLTDLVVQWKITDPKKFLFNAEDPREMLHDATSASIRSIIGSSLIDDALTSGKAEIEAETRDLLSSLIEEYDIGITVLAVKLQDVELPNEEVRAAFTNVTDARETMNTKINEANKYENQKRNEALGEKSAINSRAEAQKVERVEQATGDVAVFDKLYAEYEGNPEVTRQRLIMETLESVLPNAKLYIMNDDEGTMKYLPLGEMQTVVPPAAEEETEEGGGN, via the coding sequence ATGACTACGAAACGAGTGCTGTCGATTATCGGTTTATCGGTTGCCGGCATACTTTTATTGGTCGCTGTCTTTACTTCCTGGTATACGGTTGATGAATCGGAGCAGGCAGTCATTAATACATTCGGTGAAGCGGGGGAGCCGGTCACAGAATCAGGCCTTCATTTCAAGATGCCTTGGCCGATTCAAAAAGCGGAAGTGATGTCAAAAGAAACTTACAGCCTTCAATTCGGCTATGACCAAAACGAGGATGGCGAAGTCACTTCATACGACAAAGAGACCAAGATGATCACAGGAGACGAGAACATCGTTTTGACGGATCTCGTTGTGCAATGGAAAATTACTGACCCGAAGAAATTCCTGTTCAATGCAGAAGATCCTCGTGAGATGCTCCATGATGCCACATCCGCCTCGATCCGTTCAATTATCGGCAGTTCCTTGATCGACGATGCCTTGACTTCAGGAAAAGCGGAAATCGAAGCGGAAACACGCGACTTGCTATCATCGCTTATCGAAGAATACGATATCGGCATTACCGTCTTGGCAGTGAAGCTGCAGGATGTGGAGCTGCCGAACGAAGAAGTCCGCGCAGCGTTCACGAACGTGACGGATGCACGTGAGACAATGAACACAAAAATTAATGAAGCGAATAAATACGAGAACCAGAAGCGCAACGAAGCCTTAGGTGAGAAATCGGCCATTAATTCACGGGCAGAAGCGCAGAAAGTCGAGCGGGTCGAGCAGGCGACAGGGGATGTTGCGGTATTCGATAAACTGTATGCCGAATACGAAGGCAATCCTGAAGTAACCAGGCAGCGCTTGATCATGGAAACCTTGGAATCGGTGCTGCCGAATGCCAAACTCTATATTATGAATGATGACGAAGGAACAATGAAGTATTTGCCGCTCGGTGAAATGCAGACTGTGGTACCGCCAGCAGCGGAAGAAGAAACTGAAGAAGGGGGCGGCAACTGA
- the hflC gene encoding protease modulator HflC codes for MDPKQPFGNSNTTDIFGNKNRAKKPREPREPINYKKYWKPILISTIVFFSLLIVLTNTYVVKENEYRVVRQFGEVVKVQEDPGIKMKVPFIQSVTTIPKYQMTYDVTEAEINTRDKKRILIDNYAVWHVTDPLSMISNAGTIINAESRMEEFIYSVVRTELGQLNYDEIINDENSSRGSLNDTVTTRVNELLETDQYGIEVVDVRMKRTDLPAENEQAVFTRMISERDSTAQDYLSQGDARKREIEAQADREAQEVIATAKKEAALIQADGEAEAAQIYNESFSKDPEFYELYRSLESYSKTVGEDTVIIMPSDSPYARLLSGNLE; via the coding sequence ATGGATCCGAAACAGCCATTCGGCAATTCCAATACGACGGACATCTTCGGCAATAAAAACCGGGCAAAAAAACCGAGAGAGCCGAGAGAACCAATCAATTACAAGAAATACTGGAAACCGATCCTCATCTCGACAATCGTCTTTTTCTCACTGCTGATCGTCTTGACCAATACCTATGTTGTAAAAGAAAACGAATACCGCGTCGTCCGCCAGTTTGGCGAAGTCGTCAAAGTTCAGGAAGATCCCGGCATCAAAATGAAGGTTCCGTTCATTCAAAGCGTGACGACCATCCCGAAATACCAGATGACCTATGATGTGACGGAAGCTGAGATCAACACGCGGGACAAAAAGCGAATTCTCATCGATAATTACGCAGTTTGGCATGTGACCGACCCGTTGAGTATGATTTCCAATGCCGGCACGATCATCAACGCCGAATCGCGCATGGAAGAGTTTATCTATTCCGTCGTGCGCACCGAGCTTGGCCAACTGAATTATGATGAAATCATCAATGATGAAAATTCCTCGCGCGGCAGTTTAAATGATACGGTGACTACAAGAGTCAATGAATTGCTAGAAACGGATCAATATGGCATTGAAGTCGTCGATGTCCGCATGAAACGTACCGATTTGCCGGCAGAAAACGAACAAGCCGTCTTTACGCGGATGATCTCAGAACGTGATTCGACTGCGCAGGATTACTTGTCGCAAGGCGATGCACGCAAGCGTGAAATCGAAGCGCAAGCCGACCGCGAAGCACAGGAAGTCATTGCGACCGCCAAAAAAGAAGCAGCCTTGATCCAAGCAGACGGGGAAGCAGAAGCTGCCCAGATCTACAATGAATCGTTCTCGAAAGACCCTGAGTTTTATGAGTTATACCGTTCACTCGAATCGTATTCGAAAACGGTCGGTGAAGATACAGTTATCATCATGCCGTCGGATTCACCTTATGCAAGACTGTTATCTGGAAATCTTGAATAG